GGGCCAAAATCGTGTCGGTCCCCTCGAAAATCTGGCGCCGATTGGGATGCAGGCTATCCAACGCCCCGGCAGAGATCAAATTTTCCAACTGGCGTTTATTCACAACCCGTGGACGCTCCTCGATAACGCCCTCCATCGCTTGCTCGCCAACGTTTTTGATGCCTGACAATGCATATCGAATGGATTGATTTTGAACCGTAAAGTAAACATCCGAATGATTGATGTCCGCCGGCAGCAACGGAATCGAGGACCGCTCCAGATCCTGGCGATAGACATTGAGCTTGTCTGTATTGTGAATATCATAGGTCATCGTGGCAGCAAAAAATTCCAATGGATAATTCGCTTTTAAATACGCTGTCTGATATGCCAAAAGTGCATAGGGCGCCGAATGGGATTTGTTGAACCCATACCCAGCGAATTTTGCCATTTGATCAAAAATCTGACTCGCGATATCCCGGGACACACCTTTTTTAACGGCACCCTCTGTGAACAAAGATCTCTGTGCATCCATTTCTGCTTTGATCTTTTTTCCCATGGCACGGCGCAACAGATCAGCAGCCCCCAATGTATATCCGCCCAATACCTGGGCAATCTGCATGACTTGTTCCTGGTACACCATCACGCCATAAGTTGGTTCCAGAATTTGCTGCAATTCTGGATGCAGATAGGTGACCTCCTCCTCACCATGTTTACACGCTAAATACCGCGGGATATCATCCATGGGACCCGGGCGATACAGGGCCACAAGGGCGATTAAATCTTCGAAACGGTCGGGGCGAAGCTTGCGAATGACGTCCCGCATGCCCGCACTTTCCAATTGAAACACACCAACAACATCAACATCACATAACAAGGCAAACGTTTTCGGATCATCAAGTGGGATCTTGCCGATATCAATCGCACTATCACGCTTTTTAACCATCTGACAGCAGCGTTCAATAACCGTCAGTGTTTTAAGCCCCAGAAAATCGAATTTTAATAAACCAGCTGCCTCCACATATTTCATGCTGAATTGCGTGACCAAAAGCTCCGACCGGTCGTCCCTATAAAGCGGGACAAGTTCCGTCAGGGGTCGATCCCCAATCACGATACCCGCTGCATGGGTGGAGGCGTGTCGATACAGCCCCTCTAGCTTTAAGCCAATATCAATTAGTTTATCGACGGTTTCGTCCTGCTCCCGCTGCAGTTTTAATGACGGTTCGATATCCAATGCCTGTTCCAGGGTCACTGGGTTAGCTGGGTTGTTGGGGATCAGCTTGCAGATACGATCCACCTGACCATACGACATCTGCAGAACACGCCCAACGTCACGCAACACGGCCCGTGCTTGCAATTTACCAAAGGTGATAATATGGGCAACATGATCGGACCCATATTTCTGACAGACATACTGAATCACTTCATCCCGGCGATCCTGACAGAAATCGATATCAAAGTCGGGCATGGACACACGCTCAGGATTTAAAAATCGTTCAAACAACAAATTAAACCGAATGGGATCCATGTCCGTGATCGTCAAGACCCAGGCTATCAATGAACCGGCACCTGATCCGCGTCCTGGGCCAACGGGGATACCCTGGCTTTTTGCCCATTTGATAAAATCAGAAACAATCAAGAAATATCCAGGGAATCCCATTGTTTCGATAATGCCCAATTCATAATGCAAACGCTTGAAATAACTTTCTCGGATAGTTTCATGTTGAGTTTGGTCGGGGTGCAGCGGAAAAACTTCTGTTGTCAGTCGATTTTCCAAACCAACAAGGGCTTGTTCCCGCAATTCTTCCTTTTCGCTTTTTCCCGAAACTGTCAGAAAGGGCGGCAAAATCGGTTGATGGGGCGTTGGCATAAAATAACACCGCTGGGCAATCAGGGCCGTGTTATCCACAGCCTCCGGCAGGTCAGCAAAAAGATGTCGCATTAATTTTGTTGATTTAAAGCAATGATCCGGCGTTGCCTTGCGTCGATTACCTTGACTGACATAGCTCCCCTCTGCAATGCACAGCAGCGCATCGTGGGCTTCGTACATCTCTGGTTCATCAAAGAACACATCGTTTGTCGCCACGATTGGGATGTTGTGCTGAAAAGCTAGGTCCAAGAATTCAGGTTCAGTCCGTTTTTGATCAGGCAAGCCATGTCGCATCAATTCAATATAAAGGCGCCCCGGGAAAATTTTAATCAGATCCGATAAAAATTCATCCGCTTTTTTTTGTTCCTTTGACAGGATCAACTGCCCCAATGGACCCATGTGGCCGCCCGTTAATGCGATCAATCCAGCACTATAGTTCGCCAGATCATCCATCGTAATGTGCGGGGGCAGGGCGTTGTTTTCTTTGACAAACGATTCACTGACTACCTTCATTAGGTTTTTATAGCCTTCTTGGTTTTGAACAAGCAAAACCATTGGACACGGGGGGCGATCCGGCAAAAGCAACTGCACCTGACAGCCAATAATCGGCTGAATCCCTGAATCACTACACGTTATGGCAAATTCTAGCGCCCCAAACAGATTGCCTGTATCCGTGATCGCCACAGCTGGCATTTTATGTTTATGGCATAGCTTGGGGATGCTTTTCATCCTAAGGGCACCCTCCGCCAAAGAATAAGCGCTATGAAGGTGTAGATGAATAAATGGCAAAGAAGTGCGTGATGAATCAGTCGTAATCATGTTTTTATAATTAAGCAGACGCGGCTTATTTTTCAAGGGGATTTTGTTAAAATCTGCATCCGCACCCAAATGAATGAAGAAATAGCGCTGATGCTTCAATTTATTAACAGTTTATTATTCTTTTTTTGGTTTGATTGAAGATAGTGGAATTTTTATAAATCGGATTTTGTATGATTAAGAAATCAATGATATTGGCATTAGGATTGTTTGTGGTGCTAGCGTGGGATTCCAATGAGAGGCTAGGTCATGCAGGCTTTTTCGATGACTTGAAGAGCAAGGCCGTAGGAGCAGCGGGAGATGGTGCCGGTATGGCACTCCAGTGCGCCGGGGATTCGAACCCCAAAAAATGCATGAAAAAGGCGATAAAAGCAGCCGCCAAGAAAAAAGCTGCAGAGCTTGCTAGAGCAGCAACTGGTGTTGACCCCGACACCATCAATATGGTTGGGAATATGGCTGCAAATGCTTCTGGGCATGGAGGTGGGGACGATGGCGATGATGACGAAGCGGCTGCATCTTCGGATGATTCTGACGATGATGAAACACCAAGGAAACACAAAAAGAAAAAAGTAAAGAAGAAACATAAGAAGAAAAAAAAGAAACATAAGAAGAAAAAAAAGAAACATAAGAAGAAATCTGATGATGACGAAGCATCGGATGATGATGCCAGCTGATAATACCGCTGGATAGAAGTGCAATCACAGTGCAAGATAGAAACGAAAAGCTGCTTAATAAAACAAGGAACGATAATGACACCCGTTGATACTAACCAATCCATGAAAAAAGTAATCATTTCTTGCATGATTGGAAACGCTCTGGAATGGTATGATTTTGTTATTTACGGGTATTTTTCTGTCATTATCGGCAAGCTTTTCTTTCCTTCGGCGGATCCGATCGCGCAATTGGTTGCCACCCTCGGTGTTTTTTGGGTCGGGTTTATTGCCCGTCCACTGGGGGCCATTCTTTTTGGGCATATTGGCGATAAAGTCAGCCGAAAAGCAGCTTTGACCATTTCCATTTATGTTATGGCAATACCAACCGCCCTTATTGGATGTTTGCCAACGTATGAATATATCGGGGCTTGGGGTGGCTTCTTGTTGATGATCCTGCGTGTTTTTCAGGGGCTTGCCATTGGGGGCGAATTTACAGGATCCATGGTTTTCATGGTCGAACATGCCCCCGCGGAAAAGCGTGGCTTGGCAGGCAGCTGGGCCACCTGTAGTTTGGTTATCGGTGTCATCATCGGGTCTGCTGTTGCAACTATCTTTACGACCCTGCTAACACAGGAACAGCTAGAGCTTTGGGGATGGCGTGTCCCCTTTATATTGAGCATATTCGGCAGCCTGATCGGGACCTATATGCGCAAAAACCTGTCTGATCCAGTGGCGTATATCGACGCAAAACGAAAACGCAAAGCACAGTCCACGCCCCTTAAGGATCTGATCCTTTGTCATAAAAGCAAATTACTGTTGGTTGTTTTGGTTGATTTTTTGACTGCCGTTGGATTCTTTATGCTGGTTATATTTTTGACAACCTACTTTAAGACATTCCTCCATTTATCAGATCGACGATCCCTTTTTATTAACACAGTCAATATGCTTGTTTTTTGTTTAGTTATTCCCATTGGGGGATGGTTATCTGATAAATATGGACGACGGGCCCTGTTGGCCTATCCATGTCTTGGTTTCATGGTACTGTCTTACCCTTTATTTGGGCTGATTCAGCACGGTTCGTATGGTGCCCTTATGGCGCAGATGATTATGGTTATCATGATGGGGCTTTTCTTTGGAACGATTCCAGCCACATTATCGGAAATATTTCCAACGCAAGTCCGTTTTTCAGGTCTTTCCGTTGCCCATAATATCAGCATGGCTGTCTTTGGGGGTGGAATTC
The window above is part of the Alphaproteobacteria bacterium genome. Proteins encoded here:
- a CDS encoding MFS transporter yields the protein MTPVDTNQSMKKVIISCMIGNALEWYDFVIYGYFSVIIGKLFFPSADPIAQLVATLGVFWVGFIARPLGAILFGHIGDKVSRKAALTISIYVMAIPTALIGCLPTYEYIGAWGGFLLMILRVFQGLAIGGEFTGSMVFMVEHAPAEKRGLAGSWATCSLVIGVIIGSAVATIFTTLLTQEQLELWGWRVPFILSIFGSLIGTYMRKNLSDPVAYIDAKRKRKAQSTPLKDLILCHKSKLLLVVLVDFLTAVGFFMLVIFLTTYFKTFLHLSDRRSLFINTVNMLVFCLVIPIGGWLSDKYGRRALLAYPCLGFMVLSYPLFGLIQHGSYGALMAQMIMVIMMGLFFGTIPATLSEIFPTQVRFSGLSVAHNISMAVFGGGIPLIATKLIHFTGDLASPAYLLIVAAALSLLSVPFLSGGKKEEFSELELSPAEAQDALA
- the dnaE gene encoding DNA polymerase III subunit alpha yields the protein MITTDSSRTSLPFIHLHLHSAYSLAEGALRMKSIPKLCHKHKMPAVAITDTGNLFGALEFAITCSDSGIQPIIGCQVQLLLPDRPPCPMVLLVQNQEGYKNLMKVVSESFVKENNALPPHITMDDLANYSAGLIALTGGHMGPLGQLILSKEQKKADEFLSDLIKIFPGRLYIELMRHGLPDQKRTEPEFLDLAFQHNIPIVATNDVFFDEPEMYEAHDALLCIAEGSYVSQGNRRKATPDHCFKSTKLMRHLFADLPEAVDNTALIAQRCYFMPTPHQPILPPFLTVSGKSEKEELREQALVGLENRLTTEVFPLHPDQTQHETIRESYFKRLHYELGIIETMGFPGYFLIVSDFIKWAKSQGIPVGPGRGSGAGSLIAWVLTITDMDPIRFNLLFERFLNPERVSMPDFDIDFCQDRRDEVIQYVCQKYGSDHVAHIITFGKLQARAVLRDVGRVLQMSYGQVDRICKLIPNNPANPVTLEQALDIEPSLKLQREQDETVDKLIDIGLKLEGLYRHASTHAAGIVIGDRPLTELVPLYRDDRSELLVTQFSMKYVEAAGLLKFDFLGLKTLTVIERCCQMVKKRDSAIDIGKIPLDDPKTFALLCDVDVVGVFQLESAGMRDVIRKLRPDRFEDLIALVALYRPGPMDDIPRYLACKHGEEEVTYLHPELQQILEPTYGVMVYQEQVMQIAQVLGGYTLGAADLLRRAMGKKIKAEMDAQRSLFTEGAVKKGVSRDIASQIFDQMAKFAGYGFNKSHSAPYALLAYQTAYLKANYPLEFFAATMTYDIHNTDKLNVYRQDLERSSIPLLPADINHSDVYFTVQNQSIRYALSGIKNVGEQAMEGVIEERPRVVNKRQLENLISAGALDSLHPNRRQIFEGTDTILAQAHLIKQERANKQTLLFGGSTQEAKIILPNLSEWNLLEKLQKEFDALGFYLSAHPLDIYRDVLETAGLTSSIDLLARAGETPTSVSLAGIILAKQERTSKKGQKFAFVTLSDTNGVFEVAFFSEAYQAVRDALVPGTAVYITASLRADNDSYRLIGQSLDSLDQKIKNRDLFLWVDETFDVPAFKAVLVDCEPGSSTIYLGVVLPNLPRMKVTLPGQYGITRDHRACFLSVRGIRAK